A genomic segment from Desulfovibrio aminophilus DSM 12254 encodes:
- a CDS encoding transporter substrate-binding domain-containing protein — protein MKTADGGKKDGGARILFQMCAVLLILLSCAGNARARQDAEKLLVGIFEDQPQIFLDEKGREQGLFVDVLEDIAAKEHIDIQYVYGTWIDLLDKLDRGEIDLLPATYYTKERARKFLFTADYLLMDWGQLWTGDNSSVNSIFDLEGGSLGVVRGNAFTQPFLGLLESFRISCTVVEFDEHTALFSELERGTVDAAIVGRYAGFLKGRKDRLKAIPFVFNPCEVRYAAPKDGGEWIIGLLDRHIAAMKADKNSVYYASFNKWFNPKPDWTLPSWFWPTIGGCAAAAALLLSLSVILKRQVTLRTAKLVEANEALTASRDQIRRLIVHQQKELEDERRRFAHQVHDDLGQTMTAIKINLVFLGKFLESPGEKAREKLSLLIDLINGALVSVRSISNDISPKQLDDLGLAATVKWHAMNFSKVVNIPIHFNGTTERFNLTREQRIAIYRIFQEALTNVVRHAAATAVTVQVRRVGQSIELIVEDDGTGFTAEELIKKGSFGVIGMKEKAYALDGELDIDSVRGQGTRVRLLVPIHPEERIA, from the coding sequence ATGAAAACAGCCGATGGCGGGAAAAAAGACGGCGGCGCGCGCATTCTGTTCCAGATGTGCGCCGTCCTGCTGATCCTCCTTTCCTGTGCCGGGAACGCCCGGGCGCGGCAGGACGCCGAAAAACTCCTGGTCGGCATCTTCGAGGACCAGCCGCAAATATTCCTGGATGAAAAAGGTCGGGAGCAAGGGCTGTTCGTCGACGTCCTGGAGGACATCGCCGCGAAGGAGCACATCGACATCCAGTACGTCTACGGCACCTGGATCGACCTGCTCGACAAGCTCGACCGGGGCGAGATCGACCTGCTGCCGGCCACCTACTATACGAAGGAGCGGGCGCGGAAGTTTCTGTTCACCGCCGACTACCTCCTGATGGACTGGGGACAGCTTTGGACCGGCGACAACTCTTCGGTCAATTCCATCTTCGACCTTGAAGGCGGGAGCCTGGGAGTCGTCCGGGGCAACGCTTTCACGCAGCCGTTTCTGGGGCTGCTCGAGAGCTTCAGGATCTCCTGCACCGTCGTCGAGTTCGACGAGCATACGGCATTGTTCTCGGAACTGGAGCGTGGAACGGTCGACGCCGCGATCGTCGGGAGGTACGCCGGGTTTCTGAAGGGCAGGAAAGACAGGTTGAAGGCGATCCCTTTCGTCTTCAACCCCTGCGAGGTCCGTTACGCCGCGCCGAAGGACGGCGGCGAATGGATCATCGGCCTTCTGGATCGCCATATCGCGGCGATGAAGGCCGACAAGAATTCCGTCTATTACGCCTCATTCAACAAGTGGTTCAACCCGAAGCCGGACTGGACCCTCCCATCCTGGTTTTGGCCCACGATCGGCGGATGTGCCGCCGCCGCGGCGCTGCTGTTGTCCCTCAGCGTCATCCTGAAACGGCAGGTGACGCTCAGGACGGCCAAGCTCGTGGAGGCCAACGAGGCCCTCACCGCCTCGCGGGACCAGATCCGCCGTCTGATCGTCCATCAGCAGAAGGAGTTGGAGGACGAGCGGCGCCGCTTCGCCCATCAGGTTCATGACGACCTGGGGCAGACCATGACCGCGATCAAGATCAATCTCGTTTTCCTGGGGAAGTTCTTGGAGTCGCCCGGCGAAAAGGCGCGGGAGAAGCTGTCGCTCCTGATCGATTTGATCAACGGCGCGCTGGTGTCCGTCCGGAGCATCTCCAACGACATCAGCCCGAAGCAGTTGGACGATCTGGGCTTGGCCGCGACCGTGAAATGGCACGCGATGAATTTCTCGAAGGTCGTCAACATACCGATTCATTTCAATGGCACGACCGAGCGGTTCAATCTCACGCGCGAACAGCGGATCGCCATCTACCGCATCTTCCAGGAGGCGCTGACCAACGTGGTCCGCCATGCGGCGGCGACGGCCGTCACCGTCCAGGTCCGGCGCGTCGGCCAGTCCATCGAGCTGATCGTCGAAGACGACGGAACCGGGTTCACGGCCGAGGAGTTGATCAAGAAAGGCTCGTTCGGCGTCATCGGGATGAAGGAAAAGGCCTACGCGCTCGACGGCGAGCTTGATATAGACTCCGTGCGCGGACAGGGGACGCGCGTTCGGCTTCTGGTGCCCATTCATCCAGAGGAGCGGATCGCGTGA
- a CDS encoding HD domain-containing protein — protein sequence MYTIIRKSLLELVFSGSFMKRWNDKLRPMELVEVDKQGHKMITAWLLFMLSSRNLSLDERLRLGDEIVEGGLFDYFYRLVITDIKPPVFYQIKANPADYRKLTAWVLDQLRPRVTPLGEETWERMTRHLMNPVDDTPARRILLAAHLFASYSEFKLLKTLNRADDEMAEIEKSFVDRLRGLEDLPGVTDLLAGSESVLGRFAGICGHLRFQKRWSQTPRIPETSVLGHVFVVAAFAWFFSLEVGACRARRQNNFFSGLFHDLPELLTRDIISPVKLSAPEIADLIKAYENRELQRLVMDPLRTNGFADVAGRLGYYLGQETGSEFTAAVVENGHARAMSSTELSRDCNHDELDPKDGELLKMCDKLAAFIEAYTALRTGITSDQLTQACWRIRQQFHEDPVVAGVHIGALLADFA from the coding sequence ATGTACACGATCATCCGCAAGAGCCTGCTGGAGCTGGTTTTCTCCGGTTCGTTCATGAAGCGCTGGAACGACAAGTTGCGGCCCATGGAGCTGGTGGAGGTGGACAAGCAGGGCCACAAGATGATCACGGCCTGGCTCCTGTTCATGCTCAGCTCCCGGAACCTCTCCCTGGACGAGCGTCTGCGCCTGGGCGACGAGATCGTGGAGGGCGGCCTCTTCGACTATTTCTACCGTTTGGTCATCACGGACATCAAGCCGCCGGTCTTCTATCAGATCAAGGCCAACCCGGCGGACTACCGCAAGCTCACCGCCTGGGTTCTGGACCAGCTTCGCCCCCGGGTCACGCCCCTGGGCGAGGAAACCTGGGAACGCATGACCAGGCACCTGATGAACCCCGTGGACGACACTCCGGCCCGGCGCATCCTTCTGGCGGCGCACCTCTTCGCCAGCTATTCCGAATTCAAGCTGCTCAAGACCCTGAACCGCGCCGACGACGAGATGGCCGAGATCGAGAAGAGCTTCGTGGACCGCCTGCGCGGCCTTGAAGACCTGCCCGGCGTCACGGACCTGCTGGCCGGAAGCGAGAGCGTCCTCGGCCGCTTCGCGGGCATCTGCGGGCACCTGCGCTTCCAGAAGCGCTGGTCCCAGACCCCGCGCATCCCGGAGACTTCGGTGCTCGGCCACGTCTTCGTGGTGGCCGCCTTCGCCTGGTTCTTCAGCCTGGAGGTGGGAGCCTGCCGCGCCCGGCGGCAGAACAACTTCTTCTCCGGCCTGTTTCATGACCTGCCCGAACTGCTCACCCGCGACATCATCTCGCCGGTGAAGCTCTCGGCCCCGGAAATCGCGGATCTCATCAAGGCCTACGAAAACCGCGAACTGCAACGCCTGGTCATGGACCCCCTGCGCACCAACGGATTCGCTGACGTGGCCGGCCGCCTGGGCTACTACCTCGGCCAGGAAACCGGCTCGGAATTCACCGCCGCGGTGGTCGAGAACGGCCACGCCCGGGCCATGAGCAGCACGGAGCTGAGCCGGGACTGCAACCACGACGAGCTGGACCCCAAGGACGGCGAACTGCTCAAGATGTGCGACAAGCTGGCCGCCTTCATCGAGGCCTACACGGCCCTGCGCACCGGCATCACCTCGGATCAGCTGACCCAGGCATGCTGGCGCATCCGCCAGCAGTTCCACGAGGATCCCGTGGTCGCCGGGGTGCATATCGGAGCCTTGCTGGCCGACTTCGCCTGA
- a CDS encoding YajQ family cyclic di-GMP-binding protein, which produces MPSFDIVSQVDLQEVDNACNNVRKEIATRFDFRNVPTEIELNKKDKRIQVTTGSETHLKSVRELLMGHCVRRKVDPKCLEFGKHEPTSQGRVKAEVKIREGIVKETAQKIVKAIKGSPFSKVQAAIQDEQVRVTGKKLDDLQGVIQLVRGMDLDVPVQFVNMKQ; this is translated from the coding sequence ATGCCCTCGTTCGACATCGTCAGTCAGGTGGACCTGCAGGAAGTGGACAACGCCTGCAACAACGTGCGCAAGGAAATCGCCACGCGCTTCGATTTTCGGAACGTGCCCACGGAGATCGAGCTGAACAAGAAGGACAAGCGCATCCAGGTCACCACCGGCAGCGAAACGCACCTCAAGTCCGTGCGCGAGCTGCTCATGGGCCACTGCGTGCGCCGCAAGGTGGACCCCAAGTGTCTGGAGTTCGGCAAGCACGAGCCCACGTCCCAGGGCCGCGTCAAGGCCGAGGTCAAGATCCGCGAGGGCATCGTCAAGGAGACCGCCCAGAAGATCGTCAAGGCGATCAAGGGTTCGCCGTTTTCCAAGGTGCAGGCGGCCATTCAGGACGAACAGGTGCGGGTCACGGGCAAGAAGCTCGACGATCTGCAGGGCGTCATCCAGCTCGTGCGTGGCATGGACCTGGACGTGCCGGTGCAGTTCGTGAACATGAAACAGTGA
- a CDS encoding response regulator, with amino-acid sequence MKILLVDDHGIVRCGIREVAQEYSPDLEFEEASTSQEAMRKIAAEAFGLVLLDLSLPDESGLETMRKIRNVRPELPVLVLSMHLESEYVVAAFRAGANGYLPKSFAAEELVTAISDVLDGKRYISPALTADLLDEKVSQYGKAADRTLSEREKQVLILLAQGEKLCDVAERMGLNPKTVGTYKIRAMKKLGLKNNAQLFQYMAKCGFRL; translated from the coding sequence GTGAAGATTCTCCTCGTCGATGACCACGGAATCGTCCGCTGCGGGATCAGGGAGGTCGCGCAGGAGTACTCCCCGGACCTCGAGTTCGAGGAGGCCTCGACCTCGCAGGAGGCCATGCGCAAGATAGCCGCCGAGGCCTTCGGACTGGTCCTGCTCGACTTGTCCCTCCCGGACGAGTCCGGGTTGGAGACGATGCGGAAGATACGCAACGTGCGCCCGGAGCTGCCCGTACTCGTCCTCAGCATGCACCTGGAAAGTGAGTACGTCGTGGCCGCCTTCAGGGCCGGAGCCAACGGCTATCTGCCGAAAAGCTTCGCGGCCGAGGAACTCGTCACGGCCATTTCGGACGTGCTGGACGGGAAGCGCTACATCAGCCCGGCGCTGACGGCGGATCTGCTGGACGAGAAGGTCAGCCAGTACGGCAAGGCGGCTGACAGAACCCTGTCGGAACGCGAGAAACAGGTGCTCATCCTGCTGGCCCAGGGCGAGAAGCTGTGCGACGTCGCCGAGCGGATGGGGTTGAACCCCAAGACCGTCGGCACGTATAAGATCCGGGCCATGAAGAAGCTCGGCCTGAAGAACAACGCCCAACTGTTCCAGTACATGGCCAAGTGCGGCTTCCGCCTGTGA
- a CDS encoding methyl-accepting chemotaxis protein, translated as MSIKVKLIAGLLAVVTIIMLGIFAVIGLNFSSQSIDAFIRSATGEMSQVDYAINLFLDESMMNAEMMARHPLTARLGEITTSHVNTTEKRKARVAPDDAVGREVVDFFTAVQNTHPAYVEVFLGTEKGAFVSALEESDMPAGYDPRKRPWYKEALPIRDRASLSKAYVSTTGEAVTSVMRTVVRNGDVLGVVGVDISLKRLTDLVKSIRLGQTGYMVLIQDDGVILADPRHEDQNFKNVSELKEKSLEKMFKIGSGNTDAVVDGKDYLGLVLTSKKTGWRLVGLIERAEITAPVRQTLVMLGGACLVALALLAAAIWFLANTTIIRPLMRVADFLGAIAKGVYDHRLSHSRTDEIGHIYDSLNSTAQVLQDNIEEIRTKSREAEDKARAAEQATAAAEEARTKAERARAEGMLHAAQRLEEVVRRIGEASERITSKSRDIQGGTETQRDRIQATATAMEEMNATVLEVAKNASNAAEQGKLAKDKAQEGATVVEHSIEAMNTTQRQAEVLQANMSQLDDRARAIGSVITVIEDIADQTNLLALNAAIEAARAGEAGRGFAVVADEVRKLAEKTMTATKEVGESILSIQKVAAANISSMQGALDDLSKATGLARDSGGALTEIVANTEASAGQIQSIATAAEEQAAASEEINRSIEEINSIALATSNNVEESLESLEALGQQATALSGLINQLKSEAGQ; from the coding sequence ATGTCGATAAAAGTGAAACTCATCGCGGGACTCCTGGCCGTCGTCACGATCATCATGCTCGGCATCTTCGCCGTCATCGGCCTGAACTTCAGCTCCCAGTCCATCGACGCCTTCATCCGTTCGGCCACGGGCGAGATGTCCCAGGTGGACTACGCCATCAATCTCTTTCTGGATGAAAGCATGATGAACGCCGAGATGATGGCGCGGCATCCCTTGACCGCGCGTCTCGGCGAGATCACCACCAGCCATGTGAACACCACGGAGAAGCGCAAGGCCCGGGTCGCACCGGACGATGCCGTGGGGCGCGAAGTGGTGGATTTCTTCACGGCGGTGCAGAATACGCATCCGGCCTATGTCGAGGTCTTCCTCGGCACGGAGAAGGGCGCCTTCGTCTCCGCGCTGGAGGAGAGCGACATGCCGGCCGGATACGACCCCCGCAAACGCCCCTGGTACAAGGAGGCCTTGCCGATTCGGGATAGGGCCTCGCTGTCCAAGGCCTACGTCTCCACCACAGGCGAGGCCGTCACCAGCGTCATGCGCACCGTAGTCCGCAACGGGGACGTCCTGGGCGTGGTCGGCGTGGACATTTCTCTCAAGCGTCTGACCGATTTGGTCAAATCCATCCGCCTCGGGCAGACGGGCTACATGGTGCTCATCCAGGACGACGGCGTGATTCTGGCCGATCCGCGCCATGAGGATCAGAATTTCAAGAATGTCAGCGAACTGAAGGAAAAATCTCTGGAGAAGATGTTCAAAATCGGCTCGGGCAACACCGACGCCGTGGTCGACGGCAAGGACTACCTCGGGCTGGTGCTGACTTCCAAGAAGACCGGCTGGCGTCTGGTAGGCCTCATCGAACGGGCCGAGATCACGGCTCCGGTGAGGCAGACGCTGGTCATGCTCGGCGGGGCCTGCCTGGTCGCCCTGGCGTTGCTGGCGGCGGCCATCTGGTTCCTGGCCAACACCACCATCATCCGGCCGCTCATGCGCGTGGCCGACTTCCTGGGGGCCATCGCCAAGGGCGTCTACGACCACCGCCTGAGCCATTCCCGCACGGATGAGATCGGGCACATCTACGATTCGCTGAACAGCACGGCCCAGGTGCTTCAGGACAATATCGAGGAGATTCGGACCAAGAGCCGCGAGGCCGAGGACAAGGCCCGGGCAGCCGAACAGGCCACCGCCGCCGCCGAGGAGGCCCGGACCAAGGCCGAGCGGGCCAGAGCCGAGGGCATGCTGCACGCGGCCCAACGCCTGGAGGAGGTCGTCCGGCGCATCGGCGAGGCCTCCGAGCGCATCACCTCCAAGTCCCGGGACATCCAGGGCGGCACCGAGACCCAGCGTGACCGCATTCAGGCAACGGCCACGGCCATGGAGGAGATGAACGCCACGGTGCTGGAGGTGGCCAAGAACGCCAGCAACGCGGCCGAGCAGGGCAAGCTGGCCAAGGACAAGGCCCAGGAGGGCGCCACCGTGGTCGAGCACTCCATCGAGGCCATGAACACCACCCAACGGCAGGCCGAGGTGCTCCAGGCCAACATGTCCCAGCTGGACGACCGGGCCCGGGCCATCGGCAGCGTGATCACCGTCATCGAGGATATCGCGGACCAGACCAACCTCCTGGCGCTCAACGCGGCCATCGAGGCGGCCCGGGCGGGCGAGGCCGGGCGAGGCTTCGCCGTGGTGGCCGACGAGGTGCGCAAGCTGGCCGAGAAGACCATGACCGCCACCAAGGAGGTCGGCGAGTCCATCCTGTCGATCCAGAAGGTGGCCGCGGCGAACATCTCCTCCATGCAGGGGGCCCTGGACGACCTGTCCAAGGCCACGGGCCTGGCCCGGGATTCCGGCGGCGCGCTCACGGAGATCGTGGCCAACACCGAAGCCTCGGCCGGGCAGATCCAGAGCATCGCCACGGCGGCCGAGGAACAGGCGGCGGCCTCGGAGGAGATCAACCGCTCCATCGAGGAGATCAACTCCATCGCTCTGGCCACCTCGAACAACGTGGAGGAGTCGCTGGAGAGCCTGGAGGCCCTCGGGCAACAGGCCACGGCGCTTTCCGGGCTGATCAACCAACTCAAGAGCGAGGCCGGACAATAA
- a CDS encoding bile acid:sodium symporter family protein, with the protein MQQITKPQGLERHFPLIAAGLSGLALLRPELFSWAGAFIAPALGLIMFGMGMTLDWEDFKGAAARWPSILIGLSLQYSVMPLAAVTLGAVLGLPRDLLVGLVLVGACPGGTASNVIAYLARADVALSVLLTLCSTVLAPLATPALVEWILGHRIEIDFYGMMRSVFWIVVFPLMDGLILRRLLRRHLAPVQRALPSVSILVISLVIACVMALNREAILAFPGLALLAVTAHNLLGFGLGYGLTRLFRRNTTEARTIAIEVGMQNSGLAVALAVKHFTVLAALPGALFSLIQNMTGAVLARRWSARQASDRKNEGLRGPS; encoded by the coding sequence ATGCAGCAGATCACCAAGCCTCAAGGACTGGAACGTCATTTTCCGCTCATCGCCGCCGGGCTTTCGGGCCTGGCCCTGCTCCGACCGGAGCTGTTCTCCTGGGCCGGGGCCTTCATCGCCCCCGCCCTGGGCCTGATCATGTTCGGCATGGGCATGACCCTGGACTGGGAGGACTTCAAGGGCGCGGCCGCGCGCTGGCCCTCGATCCTCATCGGCCTGAGCCTGCAATACTCGGTCATGCCCCTGGCGGCCGTGACGCTGGGCGCGGTCCTCGGACTGCCCCGGGATCTGCTGGTGGGGCTGGTCCTGGTGGGCGCGTGCCCCGGCGGCACGGCCTCCAACGTCATCGCCTATCTGGCCCGGGCCGACGTGGCCCTGTCCGTGCTCCTGACGCTCTGCTCCACCGTGCTCGCGCCCCTGGCCACCCCGGCCCTGGTGGAATGGATTCTCGGCCACCGCATCGAGATCGACTTCTACGGCATGATGCGCTCGGTGTTCTGGATCGTGGTCTTCCCGCTGATGGACGGCCTGATCCTGCGCCGTCTCCTGCGCCGCCATCTGGCCCCGGTGCAGCGCGCCCTGCCATCGGTCTCGATCCTGGTCATCTCGCTGGTCATCGCCTGCGTCATGGCCCTCAACCGCGAGGCCATCCTGGCCTTCCCCGGCCTGGCGCTGCTGGCCGTGACGGCCCACAACCTCCTGGGCTTCGGCCTGGGCTACGGCCTGACGCGGCTCTTCCGGCGCAACACGACCGAGGCACGGACCATCGCCATCGAGGTGGGCATGCAGAACTCGGGGCTGGCCGTGGCCCTGGCGGTCAAACACTTCACGGTCCTGGCCGCCCTGCCCGGCGCGCTCTTCAGCCTGATCCAGAACATGACCGGCGCGGTCCTGGCACGCCGCTGGAGCGCGCGGCAGGCCTCGGACAGAAAAAACGAAGGGCTAAGGGGTCCGTCCTGA
- the ilvB gene encoding acetolactate synthase large subunit, translated as MQSMSGAELVIRLLERQGVECIAGIPGGANLPLYDALSKSPAIRHVLARHEQGAGFIAQGMARSTGRPAVFFATSGPGATNTLTALADAKLDSVPVICITGQVSRPLIGTDAFQEVDIYGMSIPVTKHNFLVRSVEDLPRVITEAFRIAASGRPGPVLVDIPKDVQTATIVLSTLPEPAGPDPVEPPDAESLTRAARMIDEAERPILLLGGGVAASGASGAAFRLAERAGLPTTMSLLGLGAMPENHPLHLGMLGMHGARCVNMLMEECDLLLVAGARLDDRATGQVERFCPKAKLIHMDIDQSELDKLKQAHLGIMADAGTALTALAGLVALSERREWLARVAECKAAHPLLLSGSDDPRAPYGLVRRTGEILGPEAIVTTDVGQHQMRAAQAYPGLRPRRWLTSGGLGTMGFGLPAAIGAALAHPDRPVVCFTGDGSLLMNIQELATAAETGVNVKIVLANNNGLGLVQQQQDLFYGRRIFGSGYRLRVDFPRVAEGFGVHAVDLGSSRDPLADLERALLREGPCLVNVPVAAEENVYPMVPPGAANIEMIGGEAHAHAHA; from the coding sequence ATGCAGAGCATGTCCGGAGCGGAACTGGTCATCCGCCTGCTGGAGCGTCAAGGAGTGGAGTGCATCGCCGGGATTCCCGGCGGCGCGAACCTGCCTCTCTACGACGCCCTGTCCAAAAGTCCAGCCATTCGTCACGTCCTGGCCCGCCACGAGCAGGGCGCGGGCTTCATCGCCCAGGGCATGGCCCGGTCCACGGGGCGGCCCGCCGTCTTCTTCGCCACCTCCGGACCGGGAGCCACCAACACGCTCACGGCCCTGGCCGACGCCAAGCTCGACTCCGTGCCGGTGATCTGCATCACCGGCCAGGTGTCGCGTCCGCTCATCGGCACGGACGCCTTCCAGGAGGTGGACATCTACGGCATGAGCATCCCGGTCACCAAACACAACTTTCTGGTGCGTTCGGTGGAGGACCTGCCGCGCGTCATCACGGAGGCCTTCCGCATCGCCGCCTCCGGGCGTCCCGGCCCGGTGCTGGTGGACATCCCCAAGGACGTCCAGACCGCGACCATCGTCCTTTCGACTCTGCCCGAGCCCGCCGGGCCGGACCCGGTGGAGCCCCCGGACGCCGAGTCCCTGACCCGGGCCGCGCGCATGATCGACGAGGCCGAGCGGCCCATCCTGCTCCTGGGTGGCGGAGTGGCGGCCTCGGGTGCATCTGGGGCGGCCTTCCGTCTGGCCGAGCGGGCAGGACTGCCCACGACCATGTCCCTGCTTGGGCTCGGGGCCATGCCCGAGAATCATCCCCTGCATCTGGGCATGCTCGGGATGCACGGCGCGCGCTGCGTGAACATGCTCATGGAGGAGTGCGACCTGCTGCTGGTGGCCGGGGCGCGCCTGGACGACCGGGCCACGGGCCAGGTGGAGCGTTTCTGTCCCAAGGCCAAGCTCATCCATATGGACATCGACCAAAGCGAACTGGACAAGCTCAAGCAGGCCCATCTGGGGATCATGGCCGACGCGGGCACGGCTCTGACGGCCCTGGCGGGCCTCGTGGCCCTCTCCGAGAGGCGGGAGTGGCTGGCCCGCGTGGCCGAGTGCAAGGCCGCCCATCCGTTGCTCTTGTCCGGCTCGGATGACCCGCGCGCGCCTTACGGCCTGGTGCGCCGCACCGGCGAAATCCTCGGCCCGGAGGCCATCGTGACCACGGACGTGGGCCAGCACCAGATGCGCGCGGCCCAGGCCTATCCGGGCCTGCGCCCCCGCCGCTGGCTGACCTCGGGCGGCCTGGGCACCATGGGTTTCGGCCTGCCCGCGGCCATCGGCGCGGCCCTGGCCCATCCGGATCGTCCCGTGGTCTGCTTCACCGGCGACGGCAGCCTGCTCATGAACATCCAGGAGCTGGCCACGGCGGCCGAGACCGGCGTGAACGTGAAGATCGTCCTGGCCAACAACAACGGCCTGGGCCTGGTGCAGCAGCAACAGGATCTGTTCTACGGACGGCGCATCTTCGGCTCGGGCTACCGGCTGCGGGTGGACTTCCCGCGCGTGGCCGAGGGCTTCGGCGTGCATGCCGTGGACCTGGGAAGCAGTCGCGATCCGTTGGCGGACCTGGAGCGGGCGCTGCTGCGCGAAGGCCCCTGTCTGGTCAACGTGCCCGTGGCCGCCGAGGAGAACGTCTACCCCATGGTGCCGCCAGGAGCGGCCAACATCGAGATGATCGGAGGGGAAGCCCATGCGCATGCTCACGCCTGA
- the ilvN gene encoding acetolactate synthase small subunit: MRMLTPEDGTRPARALTALRLTVNNHPGVMSHICGLFARRAFNVEGILCTPLGGGAISRIWLLVQEDERLEQMIRQVRKLQDVLEVLPYAADEGAFTSLDACVEGWERGRTLLA; encoded by the coding sequence ATGCGCATGCTCACGCCTGAAGACGGAACCCGTCCCGCCCGCGCGCTTACCGCCCTGCGGCTCACGGTGAACAACCATCCCGGCGTCATGTCGCATATCTGCGGCCTGTTCGCCCGCCGGGCCTTCAACGTGGAGGGCATCCTCTGCACGCCGCTGGGCGGCGGGGCCATCAGCCGGATCTGGCTCCTGGTCCAGGAGGACGAACGCCTGGAGCAGATGATCCGTCAGGTGCGCAAGCTCCAGGACGTGCTGGAGGTCCTGCCCTACGCGGCCGACGAGGGCGCCTTCACCAGCCTGGACGCCTGCGTGGAGGGCTGGGAGCGGGGACGGACCCTGCTGGCCTGA
- the rlmD gene encoding 23S rRNA (uracil(1939)-C(5))-methyltransferase RlmD has protein sequence MIEKNDRIECEITALALGGRGVARVDGLVVFVERSLPGQRVLAQVDRVKKRFAEARAVEVLRQSEHWRAPFCPHFGTCGGCLMQDLDYAEQLRWKNQHVADALARIGGVWSVDQRPILGSPEVVHYRNKMEYAFEGDGAGLRLGLKERGGSRVVNLTDCRLQSPESARLLNAAREFCRASGVAAWNGRHRGFWRHLVIRQSTVTGQILAHCITSPDSRHYKTAAALGQALKEAVPALTGFAHSTSSNRASLAVGEEGILALGADHIEEELGGLRFRVSANAFFQTNTAAAGLLYAEILDMAGLTGAEVVYDLYCGVGGISLTLARHAARVYGFEISEEAVADARENAAANGLDNCLFTAGRVDADLFRDLPHPEVLVCDPPRAGLDDAAREAILELAPRRLLAVSCDPATLARDVALLAPNYSLAAARPVDLFPHTAHVETVALLTRLA, from the coding sequence ATGATCGAAAAGAACGACCGGATCGAGTGCGAGATCACGGCCCTGGCCCTGGGCGGCCGGGGCGTGGCCCGCGTGGACGGCCTGGTGGTCTTCGTGGAGCGAAGTCTGCCCGGCCAGCGCGTGCTGGCCCAGGTGGACCGCGTCAAGAAACGCTTCGCCGAGGCGCGGGCCGTGGAGGTTCTGCGCCAGTCCGAGCACTGGCGGGCGCCCTTCTGCCCCCACTTCGGAACCTGCGGCGGCTGCCTCATGCAGGATCTGGATTACGCCGAGCAGTTGCGCTGGAAGAACCAGCACGTGGCCGACGCCTTGGCCCGCATCGGCGGCGTCTGGAGCGTGGACCAGCGGCCCATCCTGGGGTCGCCGGAGGTCGTCCACTACCGCAACAAGATGGAATACGCCTTCGAGGGCGATGGCGCGGGCCTGCGCCTGGGCCTCAAGGAACGCGGCGGCAGCCGGGTGGTGAACCTCACGGATTGCCGCCTCCAGTCCCCGGAGAGCGCGCGCCTGCTGAACGCCGCCCGGGAGTTCTGCCGGGCCTCGGGCGTGGCCGCCTGGAACGGGCGGCACCGAGGATTCTGGCGTCATCTCGTGATCCGCCAATCCACGGTCACGGGCCAGATCCTGGCCCACTGCATCACCAGCCCCGATTCCCGCCACTACAAGACGGCAGCCGCGCTTGGACAGGCTCTCAAGGAGGCCGTGCCCGCGCTGACCGGCTTCGCCCATTCCACCAGCTCCAACCGCGCCTCCCTGGCCGTGGGCGAGGAAGGCATCCTGGCCCTGGGCGCGGACCATATCGAGGAAGAACTGGGCGGGCTGCGCTTCCGCGTCTCGGCCAACGCCTTTTTCCAGACCAACACGGCCGCCGCCGGGCTGCTCTACGCCGAAATCCTGGACATGGCCGGTCTGACCGGCGCGGAAGTGGTCTATGACCTCTATTGCGGCGTGGGCGGCATCAGCCTGACCCTGGCCCGCCACGCGGCCCGGGTCTACGGCTTCGAAATTTCCGAGGAGGCCGTGGCCGACGCCCGCGAGAACGCCGCCGCCAACGGCCTGGACAACTGCCTGTTCACCGCCGGTCGGGTGGACGCCGACCTGTTCCGCGACCTGCCCCATCCCGAGGTTCTGGTCTGCGACCCGCCGCGCGCCGGACTGGACGACGCGGCCCGCGAGGCCATCCTGGAGCTGGCCCCCCGGCGGCTGCTGGCGGTGTCTTGCGACCCGGCCACCCTGGCCCGCGACGTGGCCTTGCTGGCCCCGAATTATTCCCTGGCCGCCGCGCGGCCCGTGGATCTGTTCCCGCACACGGCCCACGTGGAGACCGTGGCCCTGCTCACGCGTCTGGCCTGA